A genomic stretch from Mya arenaria isolate MELC-2E11 chromosome 10, ASM2691426v1 includes:
- the LOC128204184 gene encoding ATP-dependent RNA helicase DHX58-like yields the protein MQWSSEFEHKIAQISSDDIRRVLQPCWEFLQEYNKALLVYNDARLKEALKILSEFILNVKKVQTYHSTDNFLLELYTGMTKVAQKDVLGFFKKGVHRLIIATSVAEEGLDIAQCNLVIRYMHVTNEIVRLQSRGRARAEKSKYFVIAEKGSPTLAKELKNELCENLMIEIVPKLQRYLESPENHWDKEMLDMQKVMKDKEEQMERERLKHLSDDACEFQCMKCSSSICLSEDIRTIKGAHHIVVNIDVNKKIKLQRGEPAFIEPDDVKYGGKIFCIQKDCQKELGTLCTYESILFPVIKLTLFEWWTKQELGKSTRRGKNLIVALQSYRMMSSTHLSRKEKLSYFCEHLIRQR from the exons ATGCAATGGAGTTCTGAATTTGAGCACAAAATTGCACAGATTTCTTCTGATGATATAAGACGAGTTCTTCAGCCGTGTTGGGAGTTTCTCCAG GAATATAACAAAGCTTTGTTAGTTTACAACGATGCAAGATTGAAGGAAGCCTTGAAGATTCTTTCAGAATTTATATTGAACGTAAAGAAAGTACAAACTTATCATTCAACGGACAATTTTCTCCTTGAGCTGTACACTG GTATGACAAAGGTTGCACAAAAAGATGTCCTAGGCTTCTTCAAAAAGGGTGTACATCGACTTATAATTGCGACCTCTGTCGCAGAAGAGGGATTGGACATCGCCCAATGTAATCTGGTCATAAGATACATGCATGTTACAAACGAGATTGTTCGTTTGCAATCAAGAG GAAGAGCAAGGGCAGAAAAAAGCAAATACTTTGTTATTGCCGAGAAGGGAAGTCCTACATTAGCTAAAGAATTGAAGAACGAACTCTGTGAAAATTTAATGATTGAAATTGTCCCAAAACTACAAAGATATTTGGAAAGCCCCGAAAACCATTGGGATAAAGAAATGCTTGACATGCAAAAAGTTATGAAGGACAAAGAAGAACAAATGGAACGAGAAAGACTTAAACATCTAAGCGACGACGCTTGTGAGTTTCAGTGCATGAAATGCAGTTCAAGTATTTGTTTATCGGAGGACATACGCACAATAAAAGGTGCTCATCACATTGTCGTCAATATCGatgtaaataagaaaataaaactgcAGAGGGGAGAGCCTGCATTTATCGAACCTGATGATGTCAAGTATGGAGGCAAGATATTCTGTATACAAAAAGATTGCCAAAAGGAACTAGGAACACTTTGCACATACGAAAGTATTTTGTTTCCCGTGATAAAACTGACGCTTTTCGAGTGGTGGACAAAACAGGAGCTGGGAAAAAGTACAAGACGTGGAAAAAACTTAATTGTCGCATTGCAGAGTTATCGAATGATGAGTTCTACTCACTTGTCAAGGAAAGAAAAACTAAGTTATTTCTGTGAACATTTGATAAGACAAAGATAG